The following proteins come from a genomic window of Pyxidicoccus sp. MSG2:
- a CDS encoding aminotransferase class I/II-fold pyridoxal phosphate-dependent enzyme, producing MRIPDFKLERYFARYEFSAPYLLCSSDLEGWRLKDLLALADPDALARWEGLTLGYTESTGLPVLKQELAALYPGLAAEDVLTFAGAQEAVFVLMNVLLGPGTHAVVTWPGYQSLYEVARATGAEVTLLPLREEDGWALDLDALRRALRPDTRLLVVNFPHNPTGALPDRATFDALCALADERGIHLLSDEVYRLLEYDARDTLPSAAERTPRGISLGVMSKAMGLAGLRVGWLACRDADVLRRCMAFKDYTTICNSAPSEVLALIALRAKEQVLARSRGILASNLALLDAFFARHADTFRWVRPRAGSVAFPRLLRDTPVARFTEELVEREGVLLLPGDVYDFPGNHFRLGLGRVNLPDALARLERHVIATR from the coding sequence CTTCAAGCTGGAGCGGTACTTCGCGCGGTACGAGTTCTCCGCGCCCTACCTGCTGTGCTCGTCGGACCTCGAGGGCTGGCGGCTGAAGGACTTGCTGGCGCTCGCCGACCCGGACGCCCTGGCCCGCTGGGAGGGGCTGACGCTGGGCTATACGGAATCCACCGGCCTGCCCGTCCTGAAGCAGGAGCTCGCCGCGCTCTACCCGGGCCTCGCGGCGGAGGACGTGCTCACCTTCGCCGGGGCGCAGGAAGCCGTCTTCGTGCTGATGAACGTGCTGCTGGGCCCGGGCACGCACGCCGTCGTCACCTGGCCGGGCTACCAGTCCCTCTACGAAGTCGCGCGCGCCACGGGCGCGGAGGTGACGCTGCTCCCGCTGCGCGAGGAGGACGGCTGGGCGTTGGACCTGGACGCCCTCCGCCGCGCGCTGCGGCCGGACACGCGCCTCTTGGTGGTGAACTTCCCGCACAACCCCACCGGCGCGCTGCCGGACCGCGCGACGTTCGATGCGCTGTGCGCGCTGGCCGACGAGCGCGGCATCCACCTCCTGTCCGACGAGGTGTACCGCCTGCTGGAGTACGACGCGCGCGACACGCTGCCCTCCGCCGCGGAGCGCACGCCGCGCGGCATCAGCCTGGGCGTCATGTCCAAGGCGATGGGGCTGGCGGGGCTGCGCGTGGGGTGGCTCGCCTGCCGCGACGCGGACGTGCTGCGCCGGTGCATGGCCTTCAAGGACTACACCACCATCTGCAACAGCGCCCCCAGCGAGGTGCTCGCGCTCATCGCCCTGCGCGCGAAGGAGCAGGTGCTCGCGCGCAGCCGCGGCATCCTCGCTTCCAACCTCGCGCTGCTGGACGCCTTCTTCGCGCGCCACGCGGACACCTTCCGCTGGGTGCGCCCGCGCGCCGGCAGCGTGGCCTTCCCTCGCCTGTTGCGCGACACGCCCGTGGCCCGCTTCACCGAAGAGCTCGTCGAGCGCGAGGGCGTGCTGCTGTTGCCCGGCGACGTCTACGACTTCCCCGGCAACCACTTCCGTCTGGGGTTGGGCCGCGTGAATCTCCCCGACGCCCTCGCCCGTTTGGAGCGTCACGTCATCGCCACGCGCTGA